The Ichthyobacterium seriolicida sequence ATTTCTCAAACAGATATCTTGGTATTCGGAGCAAAAAGGAAACCTGATAGACATGAAGAAACAACTAACGGGTTTTATAGATTTTATCTTGACAAAGACTCTAACTCTCTTAATAATCCCGTGTTAATACAAGAGGTAGAATTAAATAAAAATTCAGTAGAAGCTTCTTTAAGGATGTTAGGGTATTTTTTTCTAAATGGAGAAAAGGTTACCTATAATAATTATTATTTGAATAAAACACACGTTTTGGATTTAGAAAAAGATAAACTAATAACTGTCACTAGCAGACATCCAGTTAGTGACCTTACACTTGATAAGTTTAAATTTACAGGTGATCTATATTATAACTATATGTATAGAGAAAAGAAAGTGGGTGAAATTTACTTTGCTTCTATTGCGATAGATGACTATTTATTAAACTTCAATGCTAACAAAAAGGGAATTTTATTAGAATTATACTCTGTTTTAAATAAAACACATATTGGTTCTTATCTATTTGATCAAACTATTGATTTTTATAATTCAGGTTCTATAACTGTAAAAAAAATACATAAAGATTTATACCTTTTTTCTGATTATGACAACAAAATCCTATACAAGATTGAAAGAAAAAATTAAAAAAACATATTCTCCACTTGTAGAGATATTGACATTAATTATTTTTTCCTATACGGCAGTTTTCAAAATATTGAATATACAAGGCTTCCAGCTTAATATAGTTAAAACAGGTATTTTTTATCCACAACTTATTCAACCTGTATCTTTTATAGTAATAGCAATAGAACTACTAGTTATATCCTTAATAGTGTTAAGACATAAAAAATCTATTCATGTTTCTTTATTATCTATGACAGCATTCACTTTTTACATAATTTTTGCGAAAATTATTGGTAAATTCTCCACATGTGGATGTGGAGGCGTAATTTCTCAAATGACGTTTTTACAACATATAACTTTTAATTTAATAGTCATAACTATGCTATCCTTAACTTTTTTATTTAAGCGTAAACGTAAATCTATTCATAAGTAATCTTTTATGAAAACACTCTTTATCCTACTAGTTATTTTTAATACTATTCTCTTTGAATCAAAGGGACAGGAAAAAAATAAACCAATTTTTAAAATTACTTACGAAAGTAGTCCGCTTACAGCAGCCGCCATTAAGAATTTAAAGAGTCAATTTAAAAATCTAGATATGTATGATTTCCTTGTTTCTGAAATAAAGAAAATTAAGTTTTTTTATTCTTTGTTTTACGATTCAAGGGAAAATACGTCTATCTATGCTCTAGATTCTATAAAACAGGGAGAAAGGTCTAAAGGTACATATAATGTTGTTTTTGCATACAAAAACAATAATACTCTTTATTCAAAAGAAAATATTTCCAATTCAGATGTTCATGTCCAAGATGATGATTCTTTTTTAGAATGGGAAATAACCAAAGAAAGAAAGAGGATAAGTAATTACGAATGCATAAAAGCTTTCTTGAAAAAATACCCTGATCATATAGTTTGGTTTTCTCCTGAAATTCCTATAGGTATCGGACCATATATATATCATAATTTGCCTGGACTTGTATTAGAATCTGAAAATAAATCTTCATTAAATAAATTGACATCTATATCACATGTGGAAAGCAGTATTTTTGAGGAAAAATTAGAAGAAATTAAAAAAAATATGATCAAAGAAAACACTGAAAATTTTAA is a genomic window containing:
- a CDS encoding GLPGLI family protein, whose translation is MKTLFILLVIFNTILFESKGQEKNKPIFKITYESSPLTAAAIKNLKSQFKNLDMYDFLVSEIKKIKFFYSLFYDSRENTSIYALDSIKQGERSKGTYNVVFAYKNNNTLYSKENISNSDVHVQDDDSFLEWEITKERKRISNYECIKAFLKKYPDHIVWFSPEIPIGIGPYIYHNLPGLVLESENKSSLNKLTSISHVESSIFEEKLEEIKKNMIKENTENFNSLFLKRDLMRRRNK
- a CDS encoding MauE/DoxX family redox-associated membrane protein, which produces MTTKSYTRLKEKIKKTYSPLVEILTLIIFSYTAVFKILNIQGFQLNIVKTGIFYPQLIQPVSFIVIAIELLVISLIVLRHKKSIHVSLLSMTAFTFYIIFAKIIGKFSTCGCGGVISQMTFLQHITFNLIVITMLSLTFLFKRKRKSIHK